The following proteins are co-located in the Vigna angularis cultivar LongXiaoDou No.4 chromosome 2, ASM1680809v1, whole genome shotgun sequence genome:
- the LOC108327613 gene encoding importin subunit alpha-1a, whose amino-acid sequence MSLRPGSGSATGSGSTTGSGSSSGSHSPSGFGSPARKKTYKNTPEAEKGKKKREEELVGIRKVKREESLLKKRRETHTTQSFDTFLEDIPEDALKLWSENTDEQLAAAMSLGSLLELENPPIEEVVSTGVVPRFVEFLSREDTPRLQLESVCVLTNLASGASQFTTVLVDHGVIPPLVNLLSCTDDNIKEQTVGALGNIAGDSVSNRDLILNHGALLPLLSQLQPHSRLSMLRHASWCLSNLLRGKPSVDLEEVRPALPVLQRLVHFDDDEVVQHTCWALCYLVEGPINSVQAVIELGVCPKLVELLHHPSGKVTLPALQALGNIAAGDDVQTQIVLDSRVLPSLHQLLMKEYKKRIFREICWIITNITGGSRSQIQAVVDANVVPLLVEVLYIADFEVKKSAAWAICNVSGAGTKENVRYLADQGCIKGLCELLASPDPKLLLMCLQGLENFLKVGKDDQSEDNVFVAKVMECDGVYEKIHNLLASGNKDITNVAWRLCERIWNENEPDSD is encoded by the exons ATGTCTCTGCGACCTGGTTCTGGTTCTGCCACTGGTTCTGGTTCTACCACCGGTTCTGGTTCTTCTAGTGGTTCACATTCTCCTTCTGGTTTTGGTTCTCCTGCAAGAAAGAAAACCTATAAGAATACACCTGAGGCAGAAAAGggtaagaaaaagagagaagaagaactcGTCGGCATCAGAAAGGTCAAACGCGAAGAATCTCTTCTCAAGAAACGAAGAGAGACTCATACCACCCAGTCCTTTGACACG TTCTTGGAAGATATTCCTGAAGATGCACTGAAACTATGGTCTGAGAACACTGACGAACAGTTGGCGGCAGCCATGAGCCTGGGAAGTCTGCTAGAACTCG AGAACCCTCCAATTGAAGAGGTCGTTTCGACGGGTGTTGTCCCTCGCTTTGTGGAGTTCTTGTCAAGGGAAGATACACCTCGGTTGCAG TTAGAGTCTGTCTGTGTTCTAACTAATCTTGCTTCGGGAGCATCTCAATTCACAACAGTTCTAGTAGACCATGGTGTTATTCCCCCTTTGGTGAATCTTCTCAGTTGTACCGATGATAATATCAAAGAACAG ACCGTAGGGGCTTTAGGGAACATCGCCGGTGATTCCGTAAGCAATAGGGATCTTATTCTTAACCATGGTGCTCTCTTGCCTTTATTATCTCAGCTGCAACCACATTCAAGATTGTCCATGTTGAGGCATGCATCGTGGTGTTTATCTAATCTTCTCCGTGGAAAGCCTTCAGTAGATTTAGAAGAG GTACGACCTGCATTACCCGTCCTTCAGCGACTAGTCCACTTCGACGATGATGAAGTTGTACAACATACATGTTGGGCTCTCTGTTACCTTGTGGAAGGCCCAATTAACAGTGTTCAAGCTGTTATTGAACTAGGAGTTTGCCCAAAACTTGTGGAACTTCTGCA TCATCCATCAGGTAAAGTTACTTTACCTGCGCTTCAGGCTCTAGGAAATATTGCTGCCGGTGATGATGTTCAGACACAG ATTGTACTTGATAGCAGAGTGCTCCCGTCTCTTCACCAACTTCTTATGAAGGAATACAAAAAAAGAATCTTTAGAGAAATTTGTTGGATAATCACAAATATCACTGGTGGGTCTCGATCTCAAATACAG GCTGTTGTTGATGCCAACGTTGTTCCTCTTCTTGTTGAAGTTCTTTATATTGCCGACTTTGAGGTCAAGAAGTCAGCAGCGTGGGCGATTTGCAATGTGTCTGGCGCAGGAACTAAGGAGAATGTTAG GTACCTGGCTGATCAAGGTTGCATTAAGGGACTATGTGAACTCTTGGCTAGTCCAGACCCAAAACTTTTGTTAATGTGTTTGCAGGGGCTGGAGAACTTTTTGAAGGTGGGAAAAGATGACCAGAGTGAAGACAATGTTTTTGTTGCCAAGGTAATGGAATGTGACGGAGTATATGAAAAGATTCATAATTTGTTAGCAAGTGGAAACAAGGATATTACAAACGTAGCTTGGAGGCTTTGTGAAAGAATCTGGAATGAGAATGAGCCAGATTCGGATTAG